From Lycium ferocissimum isolate CSIRO_LF1 chromosome 12, AGI_CSIRO_Lferr_CH_V1, whole genome shotgun sequence, one genomic window encodes:
- the LOC132039544 gene encoding scarecrow-like protein 3, protein MLQDDGSSSVTSSSPLQIVPMMSSISPSLGSSNQWLKELKSEERGLYLIHLLLACANHVASGSLENANIALDHISQLASPNGDTMQRIASYFTEALADRVLRSWPGLYKALRSTKLSVVSEDILVRKMFFEFFPFLKVAFVVTNQAIVEAMEGEKMVHIIDLNAAEPLQWRALLQDLSARPEGPPHLRITGVHQQKVVLEQMAHVLTEEAEKLDIPFQFNQVVCKLEHLDVEKLRVKTGEALAISSVMQMHTLLGHDNEKKSPLNFKHSKDIANGYSPGNDTASSSPLCSTGSAKMDSFLNALWGLSPKVMVVTEQDSNHNGTTLMERLSESLHFYAALFDCLESTLPRTSLERLKVEKMLLGEEIKNIIACEGIERKERHEKLEKWCQRFNTSGFRNVPLSYYAMLQARRLLQSYSCEGYKIKEENGCVVICWQDRALFSVSSWRCRK, encoded by the coding sequence ATGTTACAAGATGATGGTTCATCATCTGTAACTTCATCATCACCCCTTCAAATAGTTCCCATGATGTCATCAATATCACCTAGCTTAGGTTCATCAAATCAGTGGCTTAAGGAGCTAAAATCAGAAGAAAGAGGGTTGTATTTAATACACCTTTTACTTGCTTGTGCTAATCATGTTGCTTCTGGTAGCCTTGAAAATGCTAATATAGCACTTGACCATATTTCCCAACTAGCATCTCCTAATGGAGACACTATGCAAAGAATTGCTTCGTATTTTACTGAGGCTTTAGCTGATAGGGTACTAAGGAGTTGGCCTGGTCTGTACAAGGCCTTGCGTTCAACTAAGTTATCAGTTGTCTCAGAAGATATTTTAGTGAGGAAGATGTTTTTCGAGTTCTTTCCATTCTTGAAAGTGGCGTTTGTGGTCACTAATCAAGCTATAGTTGAAGCTATGGAAGGTGAAAAGATGGTTCATATTATTGATCTTAATGCTGCTGAACCCTTGCAGTGGCGCGCGTTGCTTCAGGACTTGAGCGCTCGTCCTGAAGGACCGCCCCATTTGCGTATTACTGGGGTTCACCAGCAAAAAGTGGTGTTGGAGCAAATGGCTCATGTGCTTACTGAAGAAGCCGAAAAGCTTGATATCCCTTTTCAGTTCAATCAAGTAGTTTGTAAATTGGAACATCTTGATGTTGAGAAGCTTCGCGTTAAAACGGGGGAGGCACTTGCGATTAGCTCAGTTATGCAGATGCACACTCTTCTTGGCCATGATAATGAAAAGAAGTCACCCTTGAATTTTAAGCATTCAAAAGATATCGCTAATGGTTATAGTCCAGGCAATGACACGGCTTCTTCGTCCCCTCTATGTTCAACTGGTTCAGCAAAGATGGATAGTTTCCTCAATGCTTTGTGGGGTTTGTCACCAAAGGTCATGGTGGTAACAGAACAAGATTCTAACCATAATGGAACAACTCTCATGGAGAGGCTATCAGAGTCTTTACATTTCTATGCTGCATTATTCGACTGTCTAGAATCCACACTACCAAGAACATCATTAGAGAGATTAAAGGTGGAAAAGATGCTACTAGGTGAGGAGATTAAGAACATTATAGCATGTGAAGGGATCGAACGAAAGGAGAGGCATGAAAAGCTCGAAAAGTGGTGTCAAAGATTCAATACATCGGGTTTTAGAAATGTGCCTTTGAGTTATTATGCTATGTTGCAAGCAAGAAGGTTGTTGCAGAGTTATAGTTGTGAAGGATACAAGATCAAAGAAGAGAACGGTTGCGTGGTGATATGCTGGCAAGATCGAGCCCTTTTCTCCGTTTCGTCTTGGAGATGCAGGAAGTGA